In Megalopta genalis isolate 19385.01 chromosome 7, iyMegGena1_principal, whole genome shotgun sequence, a single window of DNA contains:
- the LOC143259842 gene encoding uncharacterized protein LOC143259842, whose amino-acid sequence MSKLNPKDIGGVVDCFYLPHHAVTKKDSTTTKLRVVFDGSANTSSGISLNETQMVGPPMQDELFSILLRFREHSIVLSADVAKMYRQILVREKDRYYQRILWRFSEDEPISEYCLNTVGKDCAQLLPCTSETILRDFYVDDLLTGCETFKQALELQNSLISTLAKAGFPLRKWASNDPRLTDQPHGDNQGLEFKSLNREPKTLGLLWSAADDKLGYSSEYNLFPKIGWDESLPQTLHSQWLSLRNEIAEISSLRIPRRALSSHEELSMHGFCNASERAYGAAVYLRSRAKDGSWVVRLLCAKSRVAPLKTISLPRLELCGAVLLARLVARVRASLRIEAIEVHCWTDNQLSRGSSPSTLRNSNLWWYGPQWLSANALEWPSSGPDSLTIEVPEARPTQIIQLTTPVNRDHAIHLELSTDLTTDSFLNCFRRFISRRGKCRVIYSDNGTNFIGARNELKDLGELLASRAHNEKCERTLAQNHIQWQLIPPRAPHFGGLWERGVRSVKTHLRRVIGEQRLTFEEMCTILAQIEAYLNSRPLHPLSSDPSDLNPLTPGHFLVGEALTTLPHADLTDIRQNRLNRFQLLQQTIQHFWRRWQRDYLHNLQQRHKWKQRHGNPLKVGDMVLIKEDNLPPLKWALGRVVELHPGQDAHSAECSPFALPVECSRDQRLKFVCCP is encoded by the exons ATGTCAAAACTGAATCCGAAAGATATAGGAGGGGTCGTTGACTGCTTTTACCTGCCTCATCACGCAGTGACAAAGAAGGATAGCACGACCACCAAACTTCGGGTTGTTTTTGATGGTTCGGCAAATACCTCCTCGGGTATTTCGTTAAATGAAACTCAAATGGTAGGCCCTCCAATGCAAGACGAATTATTCAGCATACTGCTGAGATTTCGCGAACATTCCATCGTTCTTTCTGCGGACGTAGCTAAGATGTACAGGCAAATCCTGGTCAGAGAGAAAGATCGATACTATCAACGCATTCTTTGGCGGTTTTCGGAGGATGAGCCAATAAGTGAATATTGCCTCAATACG GTAGGCAAAGATTGTGCGCAATTGTTACCCTGCACCAGCGAAACAATTCTAAGGGACTTTTATGTTGATGATCTCTTAACTGGATGCGAGACCTTTAAGCAGGCGCTTGAACTGCAAAATTCGCTAATATCAACCCTGGCGAAAGCGGGTTTTCCACTCAGGAAATGGGCCAGCAACGATCCCAGATTGACTGATCAGCCGCACGGTGACAACCAAGGCCTAGAATTCAAATCTTTAAATCGAGAACCCAAAACATTAGGTCTTCTATGGTCTGCGGCTGATGACAAATTAGGCTATAGCTCTGAATACAACTTGTTCCCAAAG ATTGGATGGGACGAAAGTCTACCACAAACCCTCCATTCTCAATGGTTGAGCTTACGGAATGAGATTGCCGAAATTTCTTCCCTGCGAATTCCGCGCCGCGCTCTATCATCGCACGAAGAATTGTCCATGCACGGCTTTTGTAACGCATCAGAACGGGCATACGGGGCCGCCGTATACCTGCGCTCCCGAGCAAAGGATGGCTCGTGGGTCGTGCGCTTACTATGTGCCAAATCTCGGGTGGCACCCTTGAAGACGATAAGTCTGCCACGCCTAGAATTATGCGGCGCTGTTTTATTGGCTAGATTAGTGGCAAGGGTTCGTGCCTCACTACGAATAGAAGCAATAGAAGTTCATTGCTGGACGGATA ACCAACTGTCGCGCGGTTCGAGTCCATCCACGCTGAGGAATAGCAATTTGTGGTGGTATGGTCCTCAATGGTTATCAGCTAATGCTTTGGAATGGCCCAGTAGTGGGCCCGATTCATTAACAATAGAAGTGCCGGAAGCACGGCCTACCCAAATAATACAGTTAACTACTCCAGTCAATCGCGACCAT GCAATTCATTTAGAATTATCAACAGACTTGACCACCGACTCGTTCTTGAATTGCTTTCGGAGATTCATCTCGCGTAGAGGAAAGTGTCGTGTCATTTACTCTGACAATGGGACAAACTTCATTGGGGCGAGAAATGAACTAAAGGATTTGGGTGAGCTATTGGCATCCCGTGCTCACAATGAAAAATGCGAAAGGACATTGGCCCAAAACCACATTCAGTGGCAGTTAATCCCACCGCGCGCTCCACACTTTGGTGGTTTATGGGAACGTGGTGTTCGGTCAGTAAAAACACATCTGAGACGCGTGATAGGGGAGCAAAGGCTCACATTCGAGGAAATGTGCACGATACTGGCGCAAATTGAAGCCTACCTCAATTCCCGTCCCCTACATCCATTGTCTTCCGATCCATCCGATCTCAACCCATTAACCCCTGGTCACTTCCTTGTGGGAGAAGCATTAACGACTCTACCTCATGCCGATCTTACTGATATTCGTCAAAATAGACTAAATAGATTTCAGTTGCTACAGCAAACGATCCAACACTTTTGGCGACGATGGCAGCGAGACTATCTACATAATCTCCAGCAACGCCATAAATGGAAGCAGAGACACGGCAATCCTCTCAAGGTCGGGGACATGGTCCTTATCAAGGAGGACAACCTTCCACCCCTGAAGTGGGCATTAGGACGCGTGGTTGAGCTGCATCCGGGCCAGGATGCACACTCTGCAGAGTGTTCACCATTCGCACTACCCGTGGAATGCTCAAGAGACCAGCGTCTAAAATTTGTATGCTGCCCATAG
- the LOC143259843 gene encoding uncharacterized protein LOC143259843, whose product MPVNTVYSLVPTTKNIIVGLFEPVSRITFEEELRPVGSPLSACTSSVAAFVHIMETAKAFFTERGSMKARLTIFKSFLESESTSADLMALEKRVRANESLYEIFNSVESRIECAVIGTPHEEAQLAEREQFEDSVSAANYKLAWERLQEKYNDPKLLATHHLNSILDAEPLKKPSGKGLSEFVDTTINNERALESILKPAELWDALISACLARKLDAGSLDEWDKRTTNSSLLPTFRELSKFLEQRSQYLDRRKSSRSSVSKDGADRPRNRAHSERAIRTFVPATHVASKIGKCVVCNEQHVIAQCPKFLAMPFSKRFDTVKETTSQESLVSKEDREPSSSNVLQACSANVHSDCVVLSTASVLVADGKGRYHKCRALLDVGSQANFVTREFCEHIGLPRLPTEKMVSGLGRVQNRVQSSAQIKLKSASGHFKSRLSCLVIETITEEMPNIPLDKIRVPVPTGVELADPEFQTPGRIDLLIGAGIFWDLLCVGQIKLRTGDLILQKTRLGWLLGGSLRYPTQQSRTVSFHAATNTEVENSLSRFWEVEEISTSTPLFDPRDPCEQHFTRNTRRDKEGRFIVAIPFNERLH is encoded by the exons atGCCCGTCAACACTGTGTATTCCTTGGTTCCTACAACTAAGAACATCATCGTTGGGTTATTCGAGCCGGTTAGCCGAAtaacatttgaagaagaacttcGACCTGTTGGAAGTCCGCTGTCAGCTTGTACATCCAGTGTGGCTGCC TTCGTGCACATCATGGAGACAGCAAAGGCATTCTTTACTGAGCGCGGGTCTATGAAGGCCAGGCTCACCATATTCAAAAGTTTTCTCGAGTCCGAGAGCACGAGCGCGGATCTAATGGCCCTCGAAAAACGCGTAAGAGCAAATGAGAGCCTGTACGAAATTTTCAATAGCGTCGAGTCTCGAATAGAATGCGCCGTCATAGGCACCCCGCACGAAGAAGCGCAGTTAGCCGAACGCGAGCAGTTTGAGGACTC tGTTTCTGCAGCCAACTACAAATTAGCTTGGGAACGGCTGCAGGAAAAATATAATGATCCGAAGTTGCTCGCGACCCACCATTTAAACTCCATATTAGATGCAGAGCCACTGAAGAAGCCGAGTGGCAAAGGGCTCAGCGAATTTGTAGATACTACAATTAATAACGAGCGTGCTCTCGAATCAATTCTCAAACCCGCGGAACTTTGGGATGCGCTTATTAGCGCCTGTTTAGCTAGAAAATTAGACGCGGGTTCTCTAGACGAATGGGATAAGCGTACCACGAACTCAAGTTTGTTGCCCACCTTTCGTGAACTATCAAAGTTCCTAGAACAGCGGTCCCAATATCTCGACCGAAGAAAATCTAGTAGATCGAGCGTTAGCAAGGATGGAGCTGATCGCCCAAGGAATAGAGCGCATAGTGAAAGAGCCATCAGGACCTTTGTACCCGCGACTCATGTTGCGAGCAAAATAGGTAAATGTGTAGTGTGCAACGAGCAGCACGTGATTGCTCAGTGTCCCAAATTTCTAGCCATGCCCTTTTCAAAAAGATTCGACACGGTGAA AGAGACGACTTCTCAAGAAAGTCTGGTCAGCAAGGAAGACCGCGAGCCATCCTCGTCGAACGTGTTACAAGCATGCTCCGCTAACGTCCACTCTGATTGCGTAGTTCTATCAACAGCATCGGTGTTAGTAGCCGATGGCAAGGGAAGGTATCACAAATGCCGAGCATTGTTAGATGTAGGGTCGCAGGCCAATTTCGTGACTAGAGAATTTTGCGAGCACATTGGGTTGCCTCGTCTGCCCACCGAGAAGATGGTCAGTGGCTTGGGACGAGTGCAAAATAGAGTCCAATCCTCAGCTCAGATAAAATTAAAATCCGCATCGGGCCATTTCAAATCGCGTCTTTCCTGTTTGGTGATAGAAACTATCACGGAGGAAATGCCCAACATCCCTTTGGACAAGATCAGAGTTCCGGTACCAACCGGAGTAGAATTAGCCGATCCCGAGTTCCAGACGCCGGGTCGGATTGACTTGTTAATAGGAGCAGGAATCTTTTGGGATCTCCTATGCGTCGGTCAGATCAAATTGAGAACCGGGGATTTAATATTGCAGAAAACCCGACTCGGCTGGCTGTTAGGCGGTAGTCTGCGATACCCGACACAGCAATCAAGGACCGTGTCCTTCCACGCGGCAACCAATACCGAAGTAGAGAATAGTTTGTCGCGTTTTTGGGAGGTCGAGGAAATTAGTACATCTACTCCCCTGTTCGATCCCCGCGATCCTTGTGAACAGCATTTCACCAGAAACACAAGGCGCGATAAGGAAGGACGTTTCATCGTAGCCATTCCATTTAATGAGAGGCTTCACTAA